TAGCTGTTCCTGCTTTATCCTGTTTGAATTGGGCCCTCGCTGACTTGTCCTCCTCAGTTCCCTCCTCAGGACGTACTCGCTGAACTGGGATGAGTCCACTCCTCCGCCGCAGGAGCCAGCAATCTCGAAGCCACGTTGCTGGAGACGCTCTAGAACCTGAGAAATGTGGAATAAGACACGAGGAGGAAAACGTCAGAAGCGAGACATCAATTACGGAGCGGAATGTACAGTTAGTAGCAGGCAGAGCTCACTCATTTATCTGTAAAAGTCAGTGTGATGAGCCAGTCGTGGAGTCACAACAACTGTGATGCTAAATTGTTAACCACTAACCTTTTGTTTACTGCTGCAAATCTGAAAAGCATTGACTCATCTGAAACACCTCCAATTATGTGCTGCTGCCTTAGTGTAGCATTGGAAACAGCTTTGGGAGTAAGTAGCAGCAACATACGGCTTGTGACGGGAATTTGGATGGGGCTTTCACAAGACTTTCACAAAACCAAGAGCCTCTCATATTGCCTCATAcctcattttcattgttttctggtgtatatgtgtgtttgtctatGTGTGTAGCTGTTCTGATCCCACAGCCTTGCAGACATCTACAGACGTGTCCAGGGGGGTTGTAGGATCACATTCCATCGAAGAGGCCCCAGGGAGCAGAGAGGCTTTCTCTTTGCCACTTGGCTCAGTGTGGGctgctcagagaaaaaaaaaaaaaaaaaaaccctctcccCAATTCTCCCCCAGGCCCAAGCCTTCACCAAAACTACAAAGGTCCCCCTACTGCTGGCAGCTCTCTCTGCTCCCCTTCCTTCTCTCAAACCCCCCGCCCTGCCTCCATTAGCCGCAGATACAGCATTCACCGCCGGCGTGCTTTAATAACCAAACAGGATTATGGGCCCTGCCTGGGGACAACCTGCTAGGGAGCATGCTCACTCTCTTTCTTGCACTCCacgactcacacacacactttagagtcgggtttgcgtgtgtgtgtgtgtgtgtgtgtgtgtgtgtgtggggaagTAGGCAGTGATTTGACTTCCTCAGATGGAGACATAGTCCAAATCATTGTaaaatcttttcaaatgcgcCTCTACTTCATCATTTATAGATGCATATCTGAGGATTTCACCATCAATGAATTAGTAGAGTATCAATTTATAATCTGGGAAATGCAGTATCGCCAAATGCATGCTGACAATAACAATGGAGTTTGACACAAAAGGACTGTTTAATCGAGTAAAGGCTTACATGTGCAGTAAATAGTTGTTCGTTTAAAAGCTTCAGTCATGCTAGTATTAGTTTCTAAAACAATTCCTGGGAAAGGATATTTCTTCAATATAGTATATTAATAAGTAATAGAAAGTGAATTGAAAACTGACTGTTCCTAGATTAAACTTATTTAGAGAGCCATCTCTGTAGAATGAATGCTGTTTGGATAGACTCAGAACCCTTAAATTTGTAACACCCCTAATACCTTAAAAGAGTTTATCAAGAAAAAGCTATCTTTAATAAACAAGGATAAAACTAATATATCAGATCTGCACAGCCTCAAGATACTGCTGGTATTCATTCACTTAGGCATTTGTATCAGAACTCTTGATATTAAATCTTGCCAAAAGTGTTGATCCACTTAGTCACCAACTTATGTCACCTTAATGTTTTCATTACATCCTGAACTGCCTCTTTCTTCTTGCTGTCAGTTTCCTTTCCTTTTGTATATTTATATCAATCTGCACCACTGCTGAAGGTGTCAGCTGTTCCAATATGCAAAAATCTACCATTAACCCCTTTACTATGCCTTTTCATGAGATTGGCACTAATGCCCATTGAAACCTGGGGTTTTGTTCAtcattgttcaaaaaaaaaaaaaaatcataataaccTTTCAGTATATTGTTATTCAAGTGGTCTGAGAAAATCCTCCAACTCCTCTGGGCTCTGCTTTCAAGCTTTAAAACATCTAGCATGTGATGGAAGATGCTGGCCAATCACAGGACTTTTCAGAccaagagtgaaaaaaaaaagacatgttgtCACTTGGTGTAATGGCTTGAACACAGGTCTTTCAAAAGAGGGACTGGCTTGGTAAAGCCAGATGTTGTCAAtgacttattttttgacatatGAAGCATATGTATACCTTCATTCTTGTATAATTGGAAGGGCTAACAGCAAAGAGAAAGAACTTCatattctttttccttttctggatTTCTGATACTCCAACTCTAAGACCAAAGGTTTAAAAGAGCTACCGTTGCAACAGATGCATAAGTAGCTGCTACTGAAGCCGACCCTTTTTCAGCTCTCCAGTTACAGTCAACATTATTATTCCATTCAGATCACAGAAAGTAAAGATGGTGGGAGACTTGTGTAATGATAGCCTGCTAAATTAGTGCTTTGATGAACTCATCAAAGCGCCCATTTTTCTGCAAGGCTGTTCTTGTGATttgattatattaaaaaaaaaagataagatttTGAAatcagacacatttttttttttaagaagggaAAGGCTCAATGAACAGATCATCACTATAATCAATTACTTAGGAATATGTTTTCAAGATAGATAGATACCTGGACAGAGTTGAGGTGACAGTACCCATTCAGTGGGAAGCGGATAACGTGTGTGGAGTCATGGTTCCAGCCGGCATTGACAGAGTTGCACATAACATCTCCGATCTCTGGAAACACATCTTCAATCAGGGCCTTGTCGCCACTGAGTGTGATCCTCTCGCCCAGGTCAGGTGCAACACGCACTACCAAGCACTCACAGGGACGGGACACCCGACCTAGCTCCTGGTCCTGGCGCCAGCGTTCCAGCTCAGCAAGCATGGGCTGCAGCTGGAAATACCGTGCTTCCTCATACAGCAAACTGTAGTCCTGTAGGATGGAAAAGTGAAAGGGTTTTCACATCATCACGTTCAGGAAAAAGAACTGCGAAGTTGTCTGCCTTGATTAAAACCATGGTAAATATAGTATATTCTGTAAATATGCTGCTCCTGTTTATTATTCTCTTTATATATCTTTTACATAGGTAGTCTTAATGCAAAATTCAGAACAATCTGGATACTACAGAGCAatataaaaactgttaaaagttgtaattttttttctaatgctgAGCTATgccaacaaaagaaaacaagggcactttaaaatcactgtTCTACATGAATGAACAATAAACCCTAGTCGAGACACCACTCAGGAAAAATTACAAAAGATCCAAAGTAGAGAAGATACAGGGCGACGTGTAACACAGGGTTGCACGGGGTAGAGGAGCAGATCCTTTACCCACAGCACTGCAGGGCCTAAACTTCACCGCATTCCAGTTTTCTCATGCCCCTCTCAACATCTACTCGGCGAGCATATGGCCTTAGCTTGAACTTGGTCTTGTCTTTTGCCTTTGCTTATTTTAACTGACATACTTTCTACTGATGGAGCTGCACAGTGGACAATCCATCTGATAATGTGGCTATTTGTTTTCTCCCAGGGCAAGTTAAGTAATTATTGACTAAATGAAACataagaggggggaaaaatagGAATGCTAATGTGCCACATACAGTGACAGCCACCCTGGATGGACATTTGGCACAAGAACAtagagagcagcagaaaaagCTTATCATGTGGCCATGGGTGTCAGTATAATTGTCTCAGTACAGGCTTACTGTTTTACTTATGTATTGCAAAAGAATCTTTGCCAACTAATAGCTAGAAGGGACCAAATTGCATCTCTTGATGAGGAAATGCTTTGCAATTGAGGTTTGTTTGGTAGAGCCCCGATATTTTTTCTCTCCAGCATGTGAACCATTTTCAGTAACTCAGGGAGGACTAGTGACCAAAGGCATTCCACGGCCTTAGCattcattgtgtgtgttaagTTGTAGGACTGCTGACTGGCTGATGGGAATTTACAGTTTCTAGGATGGGCATCGACTTACTTTGAAGTCGTCGGGGATGAGGAGCTTGGACGTCCTGAGGAAGTTGAGGATGTAGCGGAACATGTGTCCATCCCTGTCAATGAAGTAGTGCTGCTTCAGGCTGTCCAGGACTATAGGCTCTGTGCCATCAAAGAGACGACCAATTCTGCCCATAGAGAGAGGAGGGGTGGTGATTTAGGCAGAAAGGGAGGTAaggaaggaggaaggaggacAACATATTACCATTAACAATCCTACCCTTTTTTACATTGGCAAACAAAAGCTCATAACACTTTTTAAAGCCTAAATTTGGGCTCAATAAATCTAtctcaaagaaagaaagaaaaaaagaggtggTCTGGAGAGGTCAGGGCCAGCTGGTGCTTGGTCGCCTGAGGCGGGGTGCCAGTCACCCCCAGGCCTGGGCTCGGAGCGACAGTGTGGCCTCCCAGCCTCCAGATGGCTCCATGCCCTTTGGCTCTTTACTGCTGCTGTGACATCTGTCAGAATAACCAAGTTGCTTTTGTCTGTGCTCTACATTCTGCACATGAAGCTCTTACAAATTGTTTACCCCTTAAAATAACTGAGCTTTACTTCACAGTCACACATTTTGTGATTCTACCTGATAAATCCCAAGCCAATTGAGGCAGCTGACTTTTTGTGTACACCAGTACCTCCACCGAGAGCGTCCCTGATATATCTTGTGATTTGACAAGATGTGACATTTGACTGTCACGTTACAACATTGACCATTAAACGGGATGACAATAAACTGTGAGGAAATTCTGACAATCCAAAACACATCTGGCTTGATCAGAATACATCCCTGGTAAAACACAAGACAAGCAAAATTCTGGGCACAAATGGTCACCCATGACCCTGGATCTTACACCCCCCCCAACTTAAAATACATATGCATGGTTGAGCAAACTCACCGAGATTCTGGAAATTTTGTTAAGGTGGCCAGACTGCTGGTGTACATGTGTCCGCCTACATCAATGTGCACAGGAGCATTGGACTTGGTGAGCTGTGCAGGTGTTGGGATGCCCTGGTTACTCAAGGGAGACACTGGTGACCGTGTGATCATGGGCCTGGACATGGTGGAGCGACTATCCTGAGGGAGCACAAAGGAAAGGCACATAGGAAGATGCATTCAAGTCAGTGTTTTAGCTGCAAATGAAAGAGACAATTAAAACAACTCCAGGGAGGacaaaattagaatattaaaaacagcaaaacaaagagaaaggaTATTAAGAGACAACAATCTGCTTATTTCTTTAGTCTAATACACTCTGCAGTCAGAAGTGGagatgaaggtttttttttttttccttttctgtacAAGATAGAGCAGCCCGACCTTGACCTGAATGTTGCCACAATCCACAAGCATCCACTCCTGTGGGCCATAATCTCCAAAACCAAATTAATTTGGAGCATCAATCTCAGTCATGAAAATGAGCAATAATGATTCCTGATTTGAATACTATAATAGGATTTCGAGAAACTGTCTCATGATAACCTACAAACACCATTAGGAGACGATTTCTATTAagctctgagaaaaaaaaaagaaaaaaaaagactttatcCCCCAAAAGTTTGAGACCCTGAGTGAAGATTGGAGAAAATCTGTAACTACAAAGTATCCCAATCACTGAGGAGTAGACAGCAGATTTAGAcattataaacatttttttaagaaagaaaaaaaaaaaaaaaagcacacattcAACAGTAAACTGCACAAGGAAGATTGTGCAAGCCTTAAAGTCTGACAGTATGTGCGCAGTCTACGTTTGAGGGCAGTGAGAAGGCAGTTTGTTCGATTCAATAAAACCCAAGTGTCCGCCACTTCGCCCTATAAAGTCTAAAGTTAATTCGTTCTTCTCCAGACAACATGAGACTTTACGCGTTTACCTGCGCCGGCATCACTGTGGTTGGAGAGGAAGTCACCGAATGGTCATTTTGCTTTAGAGATGCTGCGGGAACAGGCTCTCCTCTGACAGCGAACATCAGCGAGCTCTCCCTGCACTCCGCTGCTCGGATCGGGAGCCGTTTGAGGGAAGCGTGCACAGACTCATCCACGGAACTGATTGGACGCGGTCGCTTTCTCGCTTTCTGATGCGTTAAGTCCATGATATCCGTTTCGTCCATAACGCAGGCGTTAGGGTTAAGAGATAGGACGAGCTCGACTTTTTCCAGCACACCTGCCAAATATGAAGAGGCGTGAAAAGCGGGATAGCGAACACCGGGGTGAGAGCGGCGCCGTTGCTGTCACACGGAGCAGCTTCTTTGCAGTGGCTGGGAGAAGTCAAAGCCCCCGACAACATTAGCATTGTAGCGCCCGCGGCTCTTTTGGGCTGTCGCTGTTTCAGTGGCAGGTATGTGTGTCGCATTTTGCGGAATAAAACAAATCCTGCCTTATCCTGCAAAATGCAATCGTCTGGTCATAATGCGATTCGGGTTAACGCGCACATCTGGACCTTCAACAGCTGGCCTTTGCCCCTTTGGAGCAGTGTTTCCACGCGCGGCCGCCTCCCCCCCCTCGTGCTGCTGCCCATTGTTCAGCAGTAGTTTTGTTCAGCATGGTCAAACCCTCCTTCAACATATCAGTCCCACAAAGTTCAGTCTCTGACAAACCCGAAACAGTGGCCAACCTTCTCAATCACATGGACAAAGATACCCCCTGTAATAGCCTATTCAAAATCCCCACGTACCAGCCACAATCACCTGACTGATTGTGAGCTTCCCAGTCACACAAAAGCAGTCAGGAATATCATTTTGAATAAGATGTTTTAAGGCAAAACCCTCCTTTAATTATTCATGGGCTACAAGACATTATCAATAACTTAAACGTCCTCGAGGTCTACAAAGATACACTGCATGTGAAGTACCAGCTAACACCCCTTCAAGTCAACAATGTTGACGCAGACACAGACAATAACTATAAAacttctttgtttctctttggcTCCGTGTCGGACAAATTGAAGAGTTGCTGTGAGGTGGCTAGAGTGTGCAACaccacctccagtgaccacatCAGCATTGCAAAACCACACTAATGATATCATGGAGTATAAAATCAGACCACAACATGTCCAATTGCGGTTAAAAGTACTGCCATAGCACTCtcctgggttgtttttttttttttttttgcagaaaatgTAGGGAATCCACAATTTTTTAATAACATTCAGATTAAAATTAATTAGTTCAACCACTGGCCTTAAAACATCCACATTCCTGTTTTTCATTGGCAGTGTGAGTTTCACACCTAGATACCCAATTAGCAATTAAGCTTGCCTTTGAGTGTAGGCCTCCAATGCGGTGTGTGATCCTGGTCTGATTTGCATGCCACTTGTGCACGCGCTGATAAGCGCAGGCAGCAGCCATACATAGTTTTAAAATTCAACTCCAGAATCCCTCGCAGAAGGCAAAGGGGCCTGCGGggcaaaagagagagaaatcacATGGCTGCTCTTCAAAAGGGGACCTGTGTAAGGCAGCCGGCAAAGTGCGTGGGATCACACTCAGAATGCAGGTAATTTGTTCCCTGACTAATTTGTGGagatggtggtgtgtgtgtgtgtgtgtgtgagggagagagtgagagaaagtgTGTGCCTGTGGAGAGTAAGTTCTGAAAACAGCTTGGTGGAATTGGATTTCCTCAAAGCCTTGTCATTGCAAAGGTGGATTGAGTGTAAAATCTTTGAGGCATTATGGAAAATTGCAggggagaaagaagagagagtgaaagaaCGGGTGGTTTGGTGGGTGGGAAGTGGAGGGATGGGGTTTGGGGGGAGTTGGTTGAGGGAATGAGTTCTCATATCACAAAATCATTCCGAGTTGCTGGAAATAAGGACATGTTGTGAACCTTTGCTGGACTCATGTCcacctcacatttttttttttttttttttgtcttttcgcTAAAAACCAGTTCAAAGGTCACGACTTGATCAAAATCCACAAGTAAGAAGCAGCAGATCTGCCACACAAGCGCTTTTCCTACCTGTTGCCATTTTGAATTTGGCACAGCGCTACAGAAGTCTCCCATGCATGTTAGGATGTTTGCAAAAGAAGTCAAAACGTATGTGTTTAGGGAATCTGTTCGTTTATCCAGCTTGTGTAATTTTGTTGCACCACAGTATGCACAAACAAATCTAAAACAGGCACAGAGCATCAAAGCCTGGAGCGCCCCAGCTACTCccttttatttctgttgttttccACCAGTTCTCTGTTAGGCCTTTAATGCAAGACCATCTTTCTCTGAGCTTTAAGGAACAAACACTATAGCTTGGGTTGAATATTTAGTAAGACACTGCAGGGTACTTCCTACAAATACCCCTAAAACCTAGAAAGCAAGTAtctgtctgctgctgtaatAATTAAAGGGCCTTTTGGGTTTCAGTATAGGTAACAGACTAACTTCAAGTTGGCCATCCCAGAATGCAGCTCTTCACTGTTTCGATATATCTCACAAGATACAATTAGCATTTCAGATCAGAGCATTAACATTCAGTTCAAGGCGGGCAGACTGGTATTTACATAATCTGGATGGGTCGTCTCTGCTTTGTTGCCTGTGGCCATTTGTTTGAAATGTCCATACACAGACAGCTATAAACTTCAGTTGCTGCTggcgctatatatatatatatatatatatatatatatatatatatatatatatatatatatatatatataaaggtaaCGAACTGTTACAACAGCATGGTCTGGGTAAACACTGTGAGCTGGATCACTGATCAAATACATATCCCACTggactttgtaaataaaaagtgaCTATATGCTCCAGCCAAGATATAATGCCACATCTAAAGCTGTTTGGCGTTGAACAGATTAAAACATTTCAATAAAACTTTTTGCATTGTCATTAATGTTTCCGCTGTCACATTTCCCTTCTTTCATGACAAATGACATAAGCCAATAAGTCCTGAACAATGACTTCAGCCACTTTATCTCTTGTTTGTATTACATCAACCCCAAAAGCCACATCTTCAAGCTGACTGTATGTCTGATATTTATCAGTAAAGGCATTAGTTAGTAGGTTTTTGATGACCTGTGAAAATGTGTTCACTATGAAAAAGTACTAAGGCACTAAAAGAGGTTGCCCTCACATGCAGATGCACACTCACCATTAGATTTGAAGACTATGATAACCTGTCCTTTAAAACGTCTGGCTAAACcagctttttaattttaataattgcAATATGCATGAAACTAATCATTTTCAGTAGATCAGGATGATCCGGATGGGCTTTGATTCTCGGCAAGATCAAGAATTTCACATGAAGGTATGAAACCTGTCATATTAGTGCTTTCTTATTtatcaaacagaaacacacaattaCTCCCTCAGTTTTCTCAGGCGTACTTATCTACTTGAAAATGATTCTTTGTGGAGTTACTGGAGCTGTACATCAGCATGACATCACAGATAAGGAAGTGTGATCAGTGCTGTGTTGCCGCAGGCTGTTAGAAACTGTAGTGCATGTTCTCTGGCACAGAGCAAACTATCCCAGGGCACAGGAGTGGCAGAGCCTCTACAAAAATACAATAACAGCGTTTCTCTCCCAGTGTTCCAATCGAGCAGGCAGAGATAAAGTTCGAGCAGATCATGTAGTTTCACAAATGTGATTCTGAACTGTTCTTTCAGTCTTCTTTCAGAGGACTGTTTGTTAATGTATTGTCACTGGGAAACAAATGAACTAGAGCagtatgtagtttttttttttctttttttaaacagcgcCATCAGGCGATCGGTCCTGACAACCAAACATCCTAGCCTCTCTCCCTTTATTCATTCACCCACTGGAACTCGTGAAACTGGCTATTGGCTTTCATTGCAGGTGACTAGAGCAGTATTTGAGTATTCCCCCTGGAGTCCAATGGCAGATGTTTAGTGATCAAACGcaatctttattttctttaaatttaggATACCATATACTACCATATACAATACTGTATAAAGTACACACTTTATGAACAGACTAGATGCCTGTGTACAAAGTATAGTCCTACAAGCGAAATAAGTCGATACTGTTACTACTACTGAGTAACTATGTGCCGATTCGCATCCGGACCTTGGAGTTGATTACGCACGGCACGGTCATAAAGCTGAGAGACAGGAGAGGACTAAATTCGCTCCTATTTTCGTCTTTTACATAAATGTGAATCTCATAACACGGACATGGCTTGCATTAAAGGATGATTCACAAATTCCGCACTGACGTGTGTAAAAAGGTACATCCTGTCATACAGAATAAGAAATACGCCCGCGGCAAAATTACTCCACAATGGCGTCTTTCATTAGAGGATCTAGGGCAGCCAGGAAATGGAACTGTTTCACGACCAAACTCACTTCGAAAAATCTTTACGGAAACGACAAACGCGGGTTTAAGTAAGTTAGAAGCAAGTTGTACAGCAGCAGCGACACGGAGACGGCGATGTTTTCGGAGCTGAAACGCGCCAGGAGCGAATTCACACGGTGGATAAGTAGAGTGTTTGCTCGACAAGATCACAGTCTAAGCCCGCTGTTCGTTTAGATTGGATACACCAGAACGTCCTACATTGTAGTCACGCGCATACATTTGTACAGTAACTAAGGGACAATAGCCAGGAAGtggttaaatattttttaagaaCTGTACCGCTCGAATCGCTTGGCACATGCGTAAAAGCTGCTGCGCCTCTATGTCCCAGTCCATCCAACCTCGGAAATAATATCAAACCAAATAAATCTTCGCTTACCTGAAACATAGAGTGGCATAAAGTATCTTTTTATGCACCTTTTCCGTCCGATTTGGCCCACGATCTGCCTCTCTTCCTACACCAGTGAGAAATGCAATAGCTTGGCTAAGGTAGACAGAACAAAATACAGAGAATACTTGCTCCAGGGCTCCGAAACCCCTCAAGGCAAAGATCAGGATACAATTAGCTCATGTCTCTGCCCCAGTCTAAaccaatctgcaaaataaaaccGCGAGCAAAGAAAGAGATCACAGCAGCAGTGCCTCAGTCTTTGTtgagtttatgtttttataaaatcaaataattttttttttttctgcatttacaaCACCCTCACCCCTCCTGCCTCCAACTTGCCTATTGCCTCCGTCTCGCAGAGAAGCTGATTTTAATCGTTATGATTAGTTTTGATGTAACGTTCCCCCGGGCGATTTCTACAAATGGATGGAGTGTTTTTCTGCCAGGGAGGAAAGGCAGCAGATGATGATAATTATATAGATTGTTGGTGGAGTCCTTtgatttttctcccccccccccccccctacttTTCAGACATCTAACCTGACTAGTTGGCTTCTTTAACGTATACACTCCGCATGTGTTTCAGACAACTTGTTGATTAACCTTGAATCAACTAAATTAATAAAAGGTGCTTAATGAAATTCTCACTCTCGAGTTTCGTCTTTGTAATCTTTTCAGTCTCTTTCCTCCCTTTGGACAACCTCCAAATGACGTAGACCAGTTGTATAAATAAGCACTTGCAGCTTGCCTTGCCTCAATCAAGTCTGAATCAGTGCCTGAGGGTGATGTGCGAGCTCATTTCAAATGTTCAACCATGCATGATTTCAGGAAGATTGAGGCACTTCTGAGGCTTTTAGAATTACTTGGGGATGCAAACAGTAAAGGAATTACATGTTCAAAGTTACAAGTCAACAGGCATAATTATTCTTTCCGAGTAAAGAGTGCTATTTTGTGCACATGTGGACGCAGAGTTGACAGTTATTCCTTTAGATTCTTAATAGTTATCCCCACACCATACTCTATGAAGGAAGGCTGAAATATCTCCTGCGCCCCCTACTGTCCAGAGCATAAACTTTCTTTTATCAGCACACATGAAAGCAGACCAGTTGAGCCATTATTGCAACTTTATCCAACATAAAAAGCTGAAATTCAAGAGAAAAAATGACAGAGAAGACATCACCGAAAGACTAATATTTATAAACACGCTGCGTAGTCAAATGTTCATTCAGATCCAAAACTAAATCCAAGCTTGTTTTGAAGTTGAAGGAACAGTGGGGAAACAATGCCACGTCACTAGTGACTGATGGACCGAAGCATGTGAAAGCGTATTCCAGTTCTTTTCATCAGGAGAGCTGTGTCCTCAGATCTTTTGTAAATGACAAACAAAGTTGCTTTTGAGGATGAGCTGTCCACTGCGGCCATTAAACTTTCCACTTTTTAACCAGCACGCCCCACAGGAACAGAGGATTAGAGTGTTAAGATGAAGTTATTTTTTCCAGAGGTTGCTGGTTGGGGCACAATACTTCAAGAATCAACTATCAAGGATGCAATAACCTTTTTATTCTGTAAGCcaaaaaataattatacagAATGAACGACTTTTAAAGGAATCCCACATGTTGTGTTTTCTCGACAAGTGAAGCTATTCTTAATGTCATCTTCTAACTTGGGCATTCAAAACATGTATCATGAAACTGTGTAGTGTCAGTTGCCAAAAAAATAACCTAAGCAATTGTTTTAATGTCTCTGTTGAAGGCTGGTATTTAACTTGGATTTCGACCTAAATAattgcagcaacagcaggccTGCTCTGGCTGGCTGTTCCACGTTTTGGTGGACAAATTATCCAGATTGGTTGCAGATGTTAAATTTGCCCCAAACAGAAACTGCCTAACCTGAATGACATCATAGGGTTATAAATGCACCCACTggagaaaggagagaggaagCTTGGAAAACTCACTCCGCCTGCTggaatttttctttcttcttcttcttcttctttttttttaacagactgCAGTAATGtctcaaaagagaaaaaaaaataggagtaATTACTTGTATGACTATCGGTCTCTTCTGTGAACACTTAGTGAGAGTAAATTTTGAAAGGGGAAGCAACACATTCAGCATATTTTAAATGACAAGTTAAATAAGCATAAGAAATCCACTAAAGCATTTCTCACTTAACAGTTTTACAGTTCCACCCTAACTTACTGGAAAAACTGCTGCCTTATGGTGGCTAAAGATAGCAACTTTAAGAATAATAGTGGTGTATACTACTGAGTTAGTTTGTTCACTCTTTTTTCTTACTTACTTGTGCCACAGCCACACTGCATTTCAGCATTCACTATTATCCTGTAAGTGTTTCTGGTTTCCAAAGTGGTAATTTATGTAACTTTTAAGCTGTCTCTATTTATCATTAATAATTCATTGTCATctgaatttatattttattacctACAAACCATGACACCCCCCCCAACCCAATGATAAACCTAAACTGTGTGATTTCCATTACTGGGCTGCCTACTCCTCGCAGTTCAGCGTGGACTAAAAGAGATGTTGGTTTAGCCTGAGACCAAGTTAATAACTGCTGCTGTACCCGCCACACCCCTCTGATGGCCTGTGGTTATGTAAGGGAGTGGGATGGATAAGGCAAAGTGCTGGAGCTGCTCTAGCTCCTGACTCAGTCTGCCCTGCAGGGTTGCACCGTTTGAGGCCAGACCTGTTCATCAAATACAGTATTATCTTTGCCACAATGAAATTTAGCTTTGGAGAACCTCTCGTTCGCTATGATATAGTCGAAGTCACACCGGGCTTCGAAAGGCTAAACATGAATTATAGTAATTGCATAACAGAAAAGCTCTTTATTCAATTAGTAATagcaaacagaaaaagacaagaaacaagTGTCTGCATTACAGTTGAGCCTTTGTTCACTCGTTTCTCCAGAAACCTTCAATATGCAAACTCTTTTGAGTTTGCAAGTACATATCCCCTGCCTCACTGTTACTGTGGGGCTATTAGAAGGGGTAAAACTGGGATTTGCAGTATGGGGAGACTCTTGTTTCAGGGCTGCCATGATTGGACAAATTAC
This portion of the Archocentrus centrarchus isolate MPI-CPG fArcCen1 chromosome 17, fArcCen1, whole genome shotgun sequence genome encodes:
- the kctd1 gene encoding BTB/POZ domain-containing protein KCTD1 isoform X1, with the protein product MFQDSRSTMSRPMITRSPVSPLSNQGIPTPAQLTKSNAPVHIDVGGHMYTSSLATLTKFPESRIGRLFDGTEPIVLDSLKQHYFIDRDGHMFRYILNFLRTSKLLIPDDFKDYSLLYEEARYFQLQPMLAELERWRQDQELGRVSRPCECLVVRVAPDLGERITLSGDKALIEDVFPEIGDVMCNSVNAGWNHDSTHVIRFPLNGYCHLNSVQVLERLQQRGFEIAGSCGGGVDSSQFSEYVLRRELRRTSQRGPNSNRIKQEQLD
- the kctd1 gene encoding BTB/POZ domain-containing protein KCTD1 isoform X2 yields the protein MDETDIMDLTHQKARKRPRPISSVDESVHASLKRLPIRAAECRESSLMFAVRGEPVPAASLKQNDHSVTSSPTTVMPAQDSRSTMSRPMITRSPVSPLSNQGIPTPAQLTKSNAPVHIDVGGHMYTSSLATLTKFPESRIGRLFDGTEPIVLDSLKQHYFIDRDGHMFRYILNFLRTSKLLIPDDFKDYSLLYEEARYFQLQPMLAELERWRQDQELGRVSRPCECLVVRVAPDLGERITLSGDKALIEDVFPEIGDVMCNSVNAGWNHDSTHVIRFPLNGYCHLNSVQVLERLQQRGFEIAGSCGGGVDSSQFSEYVLRRELRRTSQRGPNSNRIKQEQLD